The Solanum dulcamara chromosome 2, daSolDulc1.2, whole genome shotgun sequence region AAGACTGTGATGTCTCAAGTCCAAGAATTACAAGTCATTATTCATGATCTCCTGGCAGAAGGTATGATCAAATTCAATAgttatattgataaaattattaaatatagtagtgattttaaattattcattGTAGGTATGGTCAATAATGAGACATTTCAAGTAGCAGCGTTTTTTGAAAAACTACCTCCTTCATGGAAagacttcaaaaattatttgaagcacAAGCGAAATGAGATGActcttgaagatttaattgttcgtcttaggatcgagGAAGACAACAAGGCTGCCGAAAAGAAGGCTAGAGGAAACTCAATAATTATGGGAGAAAATATTGTTGAGGATGgtccaaataaatcaaaaaagaggaaaaaaccTTTTGGACCAAAAAACTATCCTAGCAAAAAGAAGTTTAAAGGAGACTGCCACAACTGTGGAAAAACTAAACATAAGGCTGTGGAATGTCGTGTTcccaagaagaaaaagaagaaagatcaAGCCAACATGGTTGATACAAATGGGGATGTTGAAAACTTATGTGCAATGATGACTGAATGCAACCTGGTAGGAAATCTCACaaaatggtggcttgattcaggaGCTACGTCGCATGTTTGTGCAGTTCGAGAAGCCTTCGCTATTTATTCCCCTGCCGCACCTAATGCGACTATCTTTATAGAAAATTCTGCAATGGCTAAGGTTGAAGGATATGGTAGAGTATTCCTaaaaatgacatccggcaaggaggtgacgctgaacaaagtttgtcatattccaaaaatgagaaagaaCTTGGTTTCTGTCGGTCTTCTTATCAAAAATAGATTCAAGTGTGTTGTAGTTTCAGAaaaagtagttgtcagtaagaatgaaatgtatttaggaaaaggctacctcactgagggtcttttcaaactaaatgtaatggttgttgacaataataaagttcaagcttcttcttacttacttaagtcaaataatttatggcattcatgtttaggacatgtcaatcataaaaccttgtgaaaactgattaacttaaatgtattgcctaattttgagtgca contains the following coding sequences:
- the LOC129872713 gene encoding uncharacterized protein LOC129872713, producing the protein MGDATVSSFETNTMPSTSRTPVSTAMATAEKTEKFTGIDFKRWKQKMFFYLTTLSLQRFINEDVSVLEEGNPDNKKLIVTEKYKTEDAGLKKFVAAKFLDYKMVDSKTVMSQVQELQVIIHDLLAEGMVNNETFQVAAFFEKLPPSWKDFKNYLKHKRNEMTLEDLIVRLRIEEDNKAAEKKARGNSIIMGENIVEDGPNKSKKRKKPFGPKNYPSKKKFKGDCHNCGKTKHKAVECRVPKKKKKKDQANMVDTNGDVENLCAMMTECNLVGNLTKWWLDSGATSHVCAVREAFAIYSPAAPNATIFIENSAMAKVEGYGRMLIALAAVYVLEIYQIDVKTTFLNGELEEELYIEQPEGFVVPDKENKVYKLVKSLYGLKQAPKQWHAKFDQDK